The sequence TAAACTCTAAATCATTTTCACCTAACAAGATATAGGCAGGGAAAACAAAAGTATTTTCATTAACTAAGATAGGATTGAATGTGGAAACAGCTTCATCCCCTGTTCTGGGATTAACAATTACTTTAAAAGATGCTTTATGTCCTCCATCAGCTGAAGTTACTGTTATGGTAGCTTCTCCAGGTACAAGGCCTCTAAAGTTACCTTCAGCGTCAACAATTACTATAGAGGTATCACTACTTTCAAAACTTAGACCCTTATTACTAGCATTATCTGGTTTAAACTCAACAGTGTTTTTGTTTACCTCACCTACTACAATTGAAACTTCACTGTTTGCTACACTAATCCCTTCAACAGGTAAAGTAGTAACAACCTTGACTTTCATGGTGGCAGTTCTGTTTCCTTCTTCTGTAATTACAGTAATAGTAGCTTCCCCTGCTTTAACACCAGTAACTCTACCATTATTATCTACAGTTGCTACAGAGGTATCGCTGCTACTCCATGTTACTTTTTTGTTATTGGCATTGGAAGGAGTAATATTTGCAGTAAGATTATTTGAAGTGTTAATCAAGATAGTAGAATTCCCTTGTATACTAACACCTGTTACCCTTGCAGTCACATTGACACTGGCTGTGGCAACTTTATTACCTGATTGGGTTGTTGCAGATATATTTGCACTACCTGGGCCCACGGCTTTTACATTACCATTTGAATCAACTGTTGCTACATTTGTATTGCTGGATCTCCAATTTATATTCTTATTAGTTGCATTTGCTGGTGTAACAGTGGCAGTCAGTCTTTCAGACTGGCCCACATCTAAGCTTAATGAAGATTTACTAAGGGTAACTCCTGTAGCTGTTATAACTTGTCTTACAGTACCATTACTTATATTCCCAACACTATCCCCTGAGAAAATAACATTCCTTAGTCTTAAACTGCTTTGCTTTTCACCTTTAACTTTAAAGGTTACTGTAGCAATAGTACCTGATCCCTTTAAGAAAATCCTCTCTGGGTTTGTAGATCCACCTGTAATTTTCAATCGGGAGCCTGTAAACTGAGGGTTACTGAAGAAAAGATAATTATCTCCATTACTAATCAAGTTACCTCTGCGAATGTTAGTTACCTCCACATGGCTTGGGTCATATTCCAGCTCTAGCTCAAATCCTGAAACATTTGTGGCATTAGCCAGTCTAATCTCCACTGTCACCTCGCTGCCTATTACGCCATCTACAGAAGTTACACTAATATTTGCACTAGAAGCTAATGCTATTTGAGGAACAAAAATATTACCAAAGGTATTTAAAATAAGTAATGCAAAACAAATACGCGCGAACATTTTTTTAATCATTAACACACTTCCCTCTCTCCCTAAATTGTTTAAATATAGATTATTTTTCCTCAGACGTAAAAGATGAAAATTCAGCCTATATTATATTCGAGATTTTTGTAAGATTTCCTTCAACTAATATCCAATCATAATGCATAATTTTGCCGACAAAATACGACATGTCTAAAGAAAAAATAGGGTTGTAAAACCCTATTTTTTATCAACCACTTTGAAATATTCAATTATTGCTTCCGTTATAAGTCTTGCCCTTTTGGCTTGCTCTACAGGATTTGCAGCTAGTGTTACATCTTCTTTATTGGTTACAAAGCCTGCCTCTAACAAAATGGCGGGGATGTTGGGCCAACGTGTCATGTAATAATTGGTATCATAGGGAGCACTACGTTCCCTCAAACCAGATTTTATCAATGCTTGATATACTTTATCGGCAAGAACTATACTATTTTTAGCTACTTGACTGGGGTTACTACTATATGCCCTTGCCCCTGTACTAAATGTCAATGAACGTAAAGTTCCATTATCATTGATAATATAGCCACCTTCATTACCTTTAGAAGTATCTATCTCACCAACATAAGGATATTTTTTACCATTCCAAAGAACGTAAACATCTTTAGTGGTAACTGCAGGTCTATATGTACTATAGAAAACTGAGGCACCTCGCACACTTTGATTGGTACTACCATCATGGTGTACACTGATAAAAATATCTGCATTAGATTTATTGATTGTTGGTATCCTATCAGCCATTTCGATGGTTATATTGTTGAAAGGTTGTCTTGTAAACAATACAGTTGCTCCTGCTGCCCTAAGTTCTTTGGCAATAGCGTCAGAAAGCTGATCATTTAATAACCTTTCGTGATAACCATGTGCTACTGCACCAGGGTCCCTCCCACCATGCCCGGGGTCAAGCATAACAACCTTACCAGAAAGGGGACCTTTACCTAAATTAGCATCTCCAACTATATGACGCAAAACTAAAATTGCATCATTGATGTTAACGTTGCCATCAAAATTAACATCACCTGCAGTTAAGTTAAACCCCGTAAGCTTAGCCTGACCTACAACATATCGAAGGATCTGTATAGCGTCGTTAATATCTACCCTGCCATCAAGATTGACATCACCCACTGGATATACATCTATAACTATTTCCTGAAGAAGCTTTCCTGTTTGGTCTTTTGCTTGAATAGTTGTTTTACCAGCTTTATGACCTGTGATTACTCCATCTTTTAAGGAAACGATAGAGCTATCAACAACACTCCAGATAACGACGTCAGTTGTATTTTTCGGGGATACTTCATAAACAAGTTCAGCAGTACCATCAACTAATAACTTTATATTCTTTGAAGGCACAGTAACCTTTTCCACTGGAATTTTCTCGTTTTCAATATTAACAGTATAAGTTTTCTTACTTCCATTATCAGCTGTAACTACAATATCTATCTTACTGGCAGTTACTGAAGTTTGGACATTTGCAAACTCATTAGCCTTTGTTACAACAACAGAACTTTGATTTAATGTCTCCCCTACCTTTTTCAAGTAATTATAACTTAGCTTATTACTTGAAAAGCCTTCAATAGGCTTACCATTGATCACAATTCCACTGAGGTTTGCATTGTCACTTTTTACAACTGTAATATCAAAACTAGCTGCCATGGTAGAATCTCCAACAGCTCTTGTAATGGTAACTGGGAAAACACCAGCTACTTTGGGAGATCCAGACAACAATCCATTTGGACTAAAGCTAATTCCCTCTGGGAGAGTACCGTTCATTTCTAAATTCTCTGCATCAGCGAATAGATAAAAATTAACTTGTTCTCCTCTTTTGAAAGTTGGATTACTTACTTGCTCAATAAGAGTTATATCACCTAACACCACTTCTGTACTCACATCAATAGAATTTATTATTAAGTTCCATTTACCTAAAGCGTTAAAGGCTATCTCGTAGACACCTTCTTCTACTTCCAATGAAAAAAATCCTTCTTCATTTGTAGTTGTTTTTCCTACAACTGATCCTTTTATAAACTCTACTTCTACGGAATTGATGGGGCTTCCATCCTCAGCTATAACTCTACCACTGACTATGAAGGTGTTAGGTATTTCATTAGTCCCTAGAGCAATAACATCTCCAACCATTGAAAAAGACAAAATTAAACATAAAATAATAGCAAAAACTCTTCTCAACTATTTCCCCCCTCTCCCACTTGTAAAATTTAACACTTATTTATATTCGATACAATATAAAAAAATCCTCTAATTTTGTCACAAATTTACAGAAGATGAAAATAAGAAGTCAGGAAAAACTATTAATAGATTAAATCCCAGCATCCAGAGCTCTAAGCATTAATCTCACTTTTTATACCTGTGTCTAAGCAGCTAACAATATTGCATTTTACTTTTGCGAAGCAAACCTGTCGCGAAGCGAATCCTGCTGCCGAAGGCAAGCTTTAAACAAACAAAATGCATACAAGAAAGAACTTCTACAAAATATATAAAAGAATACATACAAAGGAGTTGAATTAAATGACCAGAAAAAGAAACTTTGGTGATAGTATATTGGGAGGTATAGAGAAAGTCGGTAATAAACTACCACATCCCATAACGCTTTTCTTTTTACTAGCCGGTCTTACATTAGTCCTCTCTTGGATTGTCAGCATGCTTGGAATAACTGTTGTACATCCCACAACTGGTGAAA comes from Alkalicella caledoniensis and encodes:
- a CDS encoding Ig-like domain-containing protein, translating into MIKKMFARICFALLILNTFGNIFVPQIALASSANISVTSVDGVIGSEVTVEIRLANATNVSGFELELEYDPSHVEVTNIRRGNLISNGDNYLFFSNPQFTGSRLKITGGSTNPERIFLKGSGTIATVTFKVKGEKQSSLRLRNVIFSGDSVGNISNGTVRQVITATGVTLSKSSLSLDVGQSERLTATVTPANATNKNINWRSSNTNVATVDSNGNVKAVGPGSANISATTQSGNKVATASVNVTARVTGVSIQGNSTILINTSNNLTANITPSNANNKKVTWSSSDTSVATVDNNGRVTGVKAGEATITVITEEGNRTATMKVKVVTTLPVEGISVANSEVSIVVGEVNKNTVEFKPDNASNKGLSFESSDTSIVIVDAEGNFRGLVPGEATITVTSADGGHKASFKVIVNPRTGDEAVSTFNPILVNENTFVFPAYILLGENDLEFTNDDFSMVLGRDVIQSTLKENGQENAEYFTIIVNKVQHGTPSGFIPLSPVYEFFLEVDGNKIKNFNGEIVKEFYFDKMRELNLENVSVYWFNPDTDAWEVVPSEIDSEAGVVRAKLNHWSRFILMEDMNSITGGDKKPLGTGGLLGFIFLSLVVGFAGGFFSKDIIVSKVGKKTRTM
- a CDS encoding N-acetylmuramoyl-L-alanine amidase, giving the protein MRRVFAIILCLILSFSMVGDVIALGTNEIPNTFIVSGRVIAEDGSPINSVEVEFIKGSVVGKTTTNEEGFFSLEVEEGVYEIAFNALGKWNLIINSIDVSTEVVLGDITLIEQVSNPTFKRGEQVNFYLFADAENLEMNGTLPEGISFSPNGLLSGSPKVAGVFPVTITRAVGDSTMAASFDITVVKSDNANLSGIVINGKPIEGFSSNKLSYNYLKKVGETLNQSSVVVTKANEFANVQTSVTASKIDIVVTADNGSKKTYTVNIENEKIPVEKVTVPSKNIKLLVDGTAELVYEVSPKNTTDVVIWSVVDSSIVSLKDGVITGHKAGKTTIQAKDQTGKLLQEIVIDVYPVGDVNLDGRVDINDAIQILRYVVGQAKLTGFNLTAGDVNFDGNVNINDAILVLRHIVGDANLGKGPLSGKVVMLDPGHGGRDPGAVAHGYHERLLNDQLSDAIAKELRAAGATVLFTRQPFNNITIEMADRIPTINKSNADIFISVHHDGSTNQSVRGASVFYSTYRPAVTTKDVYVLWNGKKYPYVGEIDTSKGNEGGYIINDNGTLRSLTFSTGARAYSSNPSQVAKNSIVLADKVYQALIKSGLRERSAPYDTNYYMTRWPNIPAILLEAGFVTNKEDVTLAANPVEQAKRARLITEAIIEYFKVVDKK